The Thiomicrorhabdus lithotrophica DNA segment AGTCATGTTTTTGACGTTACTGCTCTCATGGAGTGGTTATAGTTATGCAGAAAGGGTTAAGGATATCGCTGAGGTGGGTGGTGTACGTTCTAACCAATTAGTAGGTTATGGATTAGTTGTCGGTCTAAATGGGTCTGGTGATAAAACACCCTTTGCTGAGCAAAGTTTACTGAGTATGTTGAATAAGTTTGGCATTAAAGTTCCGGCTGGTGTTAAAACCAATTCTAAAAACATTGCAGCCGTTGCTGTGCATGCTGAACTTCCCGCCTTTGCAAAATCAGGCCAAAAAATTGATATTACGGTTTCATCATTAGGTAATGCAAAAAGCCTTCGTGGAGGCACCTTGTTACTGACACCCTTAAAAGGGGTAGATGGGAATGTCTATGCCCTTGGGCAGGGAAACCTTGTTGTTGGTGGTTTAGATGCCAGTGGTGCAGATGGTTCAAGAATTACCATTAATGTTCCAAGTGTTGGACGTATCCCTGATGGCGCAATGGTAGAGCGTACTGTGAATACAGGGTTTGATTTAGGTAACACCATTACCTTAAATTTAAAAGATGCTGACTTTACAACAGCAACCAATTTAGTGAATGCAATTAATGAACAGTTAGGAGCCGGAACAGCAAGTGCCTTGGATGGTGAATCTGTAGAAGTCATGGCTCCAAGATTGCCCAATCAGCGAGTGGCTTTTTTATCAGTGCTAGAAAATATTGAAGTTATTCCAGGTCAAGAGTCCGCTAGGATTATCGTCAACTCCAGAACTGGTACAGTCGTGATTGGTCAGCACGTTCGCGTTAGCCCTGCTGCGGTTACGCACGGCGGTTTGACGGTGAAAATCACTGAAAACCAAGACGTGTCACAACCAAATGCTTTTGCTGGCGGTAACACTGCTGTTACACCAGATTCGGGGATTGATGTTCAGGAAAATGGTGATGCGCGCATGTTTAAATTCCCAAAAGGGGTTTCTTTAAATGACATCGTGCAGGCTGTGAATAATGTCGGGGCTGCCCCTGGTGATTTGGTAGCTATTTTGGAAGCACTTAAGCAAGCTGGCGCTTTAAAAGCTGACTTGATGATTATTTAGCGGTAAGCTTGGAGAGATTTATGGAAGTTCCAAAATTAGATACAACGCAACCTAATCAAAGTTCAAATGTTCAAACGTATCATAACTATACTGATGTGAATGCGTTAAGCGGTTTGAAAAAGCAGGCGCGTGATGACCAGGCATCTGCATTAAGACCAGTTGCTGAACAATTTGAAGCGCTCTTTGTCCAGCAGATATTGAAAGAATCTAGAAAAGTTAGTTTTGATGAAGGCTGGCTTGATAGTGGGCAGGGTGACTTTTATAAAGACTGGTCAGATAAACAGTTGTCATTAGACTTATCTTCTAAAGGAACGCTTGGTTTTGCCGATAGTATAGTTGAGCAACTTGCTCCGACACTACCTAAAATGGCACAATTAAAACAAGAGTCTGTTTATTCAGATCCTCAGAAACCGCTAGATAATACTGTAAGCCCCTTGTCAACTGAGCAAGTCGTTGCCTTTAGACAATTGAGCAAGTAATTTGAAGCGAGTGTTGTTAAAGACTGAAAAAAGGAAAGCATTATGAGTGACATGTTAATGATTGGTTCAACAGCCACAAGTGCTTTCAGAAGGGCGCTTGAGGTTACTGGGCATAATGTCGCTAACGTTGCGACGGACGGTTACAGT contains these protein-coding regions:
- a CDS encoding flagellar basal body P-ring protein FlgI, producing the protein MYSKMIVMFLTLLLSWSGYSYAERVKDIAEVGGVRSNQLVGYGLVVGLNGSGDKTPFAEQSLLSMLNKFGIKVPAGVKTNSKNIAAVAVHAELPAFAKSGQKIDITVSSLGNAKSLRGGTLLLTPLKGVDGNVYALGQGNLVVGGLDASGADGSRITINVPSVGRIPDGAMVERTVNTGFDLGNTITLNLKDADFTTATNLVNAINEQLGAGTASALDGESVEVMAPRLPNQRVAFLSVLENIEVIPGQESARIIVNSRTGTVVIGQHVRVSPAAVTHGGLTVKITENQDVSQPNAFAGGNTAVTPDSGIDVQENGDARMFKFPKGVSLNDIVQAVNNVGAAPGDLVAILEALKQAGALKADLMII
- a CDS encoding rod-binding protein codes for the protein MEVPKLDTTQPNQSSNVQTYHNYTDVNALSGLKKQARDDQASALRPVAEQFEALFVQQILKESRKVSFDEGWLDSGQGDFYKDWSDKQLSLDLSSKGTLGFADSIVEQLAPTLPKMAQLKQESVYSDPQKPLDNTVSPLSTEQVVAFRQLSK